acatGGAAGTTAGAAGCCAAATCCGTACACAACAATACAACACAGGAGGCTTGACTAAGCTAAATTcacttctttcttttctttgggGGCTGCAATGCTTCTTCgtcttcatcttcctcttcctcttcattTTCATCATCCTCACCACCCTCATCCTCCTCTTCTTCCCCTCCCTCGTCttcatcatcctcatcctcgTTGTCATCCTCATCGTCATCCTCTTGATCATCaccctcttcatcttcttcctcttctccgTTCTCCTCCACCCCACCTGCGCCACCTTCGGGTGCCTTCTTTGAGTTGCTCTTGTTGTTGGAATTGTTGCCATATCCACCTCCATCTTCAGACGACAACTCCTCTTCACCCTCCCCAGATCCACCATCTCCTTCGTCATCTTCGTCG
The sequence above is a segment of the Phaseolus vulgaris cultivar G19833 chromosome 2, P. vulgaris v2.0, whole genome shotgun sequence genome. Coding sequences within it:
- the LOC137812396 gene encoding uncharacterized protein, producing the protein METKQNSVTVTLTYGALTSAAEVLATLLASAVVKATLLAPDLYRLLLINTPITNGDNTTQSQDKQRDAEGEDGNDDEGDEDDEGDGGSGEGEEELSSEDGGGYGNNSNNKSNSKKAPEGGAGGVEENGEEEEDEEGDDQEDDDEDDNEDEDDEDEGGEEEEDEGGEDDENEEEEEDEDEEALQPPKKRKK